The following are encoded together in the Diachasmimorpha longicaudata isolate KC_UGA_2023 chromosome 3, iyDiaLong2, whole genome shotgun sequence genome:
- the LOC135160899 gene encoding multiple epidermal growth factor-like domains protein 8, translated as MGWLEITSIWFVMWTCLMWGLELVPQVTPKQVPCDKTRKVFTDTWGMISDGPMGSNYTQDSHCEWLIKANNSQQFITLSFRTMGTECSYDYVFVYDGDSFRSPLLGSFSGKTEPQQVTSSSGYMLILLYSDTNYVLDGFHAEFSVTDCPNNCTKHGKCINNTCVCENDWGGKDCSRALCPNNCGQGGTCGIKRCQCRKGFSGQSCSLHSVHPEGNKWHWLSHSEGGMTPRAAHSAVYDGETDSLYVFGGYDLNYVLGDLEVYRFNTSQWEDEHGSVLEGASAAESLDPMLIASELERIGTGPEEKYGLSSSSFVWKLLYNIKGNGTLSLRDRATMDTTQHGWRELRNTPEHRERERKAQEAREAEENRRKQSRLVRSLFRAPRDTDEVPVFFDKALSTQSEFVQQIIDTNSTTEMVFTSESLNPIGSNTNETLKPSPRYGHAACKYSRGFVIYGGKLADGSLSNELWHYDVETKTWTLRAKSSDLYPPHLTRHTLTLAEDRIYLFGGSTVDGEFSSSLFSIKLDLTDTNSSSEKWKRVRPRGGKELDVRVVAHCTVYHKATNSLLVYGGVVASVARFSKLSDRMFVFQLDRKVWSEIHYPREHLPDIYVPRERAFHTCNIIGNYLVVFGGYSHRHNKEEICYDNQMYLYNLGCHVWVSHEVLGVSDKDSGYPKQQGVFAHAADTRNGNTLLLVGGYHGNVNADLLAYTLPPMLAPGDDDYIEPEQLCPKHKSFTECSANPECGWCSADEICYGRTIGSNCTTNLQTSRCPGVCPVLGDCHSCLIHGQPGGGWGTNSKGKTSISNKLNLGTCTWCVQNARCHHKNDNYGVCGSRDDTLSRIPAWWGSKGTEITKVEECREMDKRPGLTFLKYKPPVNFTQPDSVTIVNATTIDFNVPSMQGAKTESALGGQMIARLTGFLRPPQDYWLSSAEQLKICVSYNSATLKVSRHNSSNELELVANLTADTSQCVATKWSDGTYMNLEPGRYLLDFESKRMVTANYAYPSKMEITHNRKGDTNAKVFTFEYLEPYQNGSCDQYKNCLHCLTDSSCGWCDISNSCLSRATNETESCSVTIDYDDEGNPINEWHYLTITPSSCANCSNYISCESCVSTNLCEWWTEEARCARMGRLPNSVVSLEECPMPCRQRSNCTQCLDERGRCVWCEATQECFSFSVYTSEYQFGLCREWMDQAGLMGVTSRSGSSLTGNDQCKSCNRHSNCTSCLHSLSCGWCYSLENPITGFCVQGDFNRAHVNCSLIINENQSEQFNETLTEDQVGWAYAQCPDVDECDLGLHDCHKDAQCTNTHGSYSCQCKRGFHGDGKENCTKTCYEKCVNGYCSEAPEYKCECNLGWTGPDCRTNCGCYNHSTCVNSVGVCDECQDWTTGQYCEECKAGSYGNATTPLGCRKCNCNEHGDKNLDYCDRQTGRCFCKDNTKGETCGKCRRGYYGDPRDGGMCYYGCMSRGMLSGEGNGKQGLGSRHSQLSLWESHLGGSPTRECLWIVSPKSGLSSVNPPTSSATQSVIQFTIHDDINVSCQENSVYVYDGLPDFVSSTSSHQSQLLGVYCTESTDYPVTVEAKSGILTVHYKQLDEVEGFNASYVAMTCGDSCPPNRECRGGNCLCKVGFVGINCDIELCPNNCTSLKKHGVCDKSYGHCVCSPGFGGRDCAIKIKEHQLVFTELFNSEYLADHLDHLRKTLPRFGHSLVADRRGSLWMFGGYSLSHGPLNDIRLFDTKNNTWMPVTVESTSEASMPQGRYFHAAEIVHSRQQIYIYGGLTMKEEGILGLSNNTLSDFWKFSLQNQRWGLVKQETILKEEPPPLAGHTLTLRRNGESESLILIGGFSPKYGYLDNVWEFNLESEIWESVKTLGNGPLGVYGHTTVYHPKSDSLYVFGGYTYAVNRTFISNKLYALNYKSRTWSILPPFDDDSSDGSSLPQARFLHSAVTTDEYMVIFGGRQNPHNTSDSLIAYKYACNLWIRLITKDTKTIGTPPPPAYAHAMTHADPELNLLYVVGGFDGGIKSHVTQISIPEDLCSLWTDKITCRKYFGCSFCAVTTIDGKNASYCFSNQLFGNRDDKCDINVTQAQRSNGIFCNSEWMANRKCQTLKSCSECLAQWPYYKDEDPVCQWCMNCPVGKCLPVTKDCTELNKCNSLPTSVTDVGQCGESQCPASDCDKCNGLGDDCVWTRQILKTPGSGWKQTAEPVYDWNCVSKSLVERSDIKMTSGECEKRCSDHKDCRSCLKATGSEGGWHECRWSTQMNECISPSYQPLYCAGGVCGLVLKNTDVEHCPEPCSVFKQCSTCLKHSHCGWCSLDSAEITGQGICTEGSLEAPTDHPAGGTCQMLYNQMNPSTPAPITTTTLSVSSNSSMNDTDPSANVTIHNDSSVIYVIKKPEVFSWHYVRCPPENECINGHHTCSPKSEKCFDLEEGFECMCGDGYKNETALPFNEFGRKTCVPVCTQGCVRGTCVEPNVCRCDFGYVGANCSIQCQCNGHSNCAGPDKLDECLECHNNTMGPQCDKCQPLYVGNPADNGQCVPCLDYCNGHTRICINESMTVSDPNSVDRMSIELLTKQLVEGPVAKAKCVNCGNNTRGDKCGECIPGYFRGTEDLRDVCRQCECHGHGFSCDPVTGEKCNCGNNTESEPSCTMGPSKGTNVQGVPCWKVQCSKCRENYAGTPTGGHQCYKTVTVDNKMCFDSKLIDECKMKPKPLNPGQTVFYMVQPRFMNVDIRVMIDVTQGALDLFLSPRDDSFVVNLNSSTGYQEVGLDERFKWRKDHYDNWFDDHLLHRVRIVEFFPNDSIPEIKWSTGQQYVVMERYAEGLATFITIEQKDTFLVVRNLTNRLVLTIPQDKHELGQTKFHIALRAIDTPYPEINGRAAYGMIFFRQDQLHIDLFVFFSVFFSCFFLFLAACVVAWKTKQAADVRRARRRHVVEMLHMAKRPFASATILYDRDGNECSTNSPQRKGRRNKIINFHSDVRPVAVEPTDDGVAAVATVFIRLPGGPHAPVKLALASSLILLTRVYPVNSRVFLRRRNSHAIN; from the exons ATGGGGTGGCTAGAAATAACGTCTATATGGTTCGTCATGTGGACGTGCCTGATGTGGGGCCTTGAGCTCGTCCCCCAGGTAACGCCAAAGCAAGTGCCATGTGACAAGACTAGAAAGGTATTTACTGACACCTGGGGGATGATCAGTGATGGACCCATGGGATCCAACTATACTCAGGATTCTCATTGCGAGTGGCTGATTAAAg CAAATAATAGCCAACAATTCATAACCCTGAGCTTCAGAACAATGGGAACTGAATGCAGCTACGATTATGTATTTGTTTACGACGGTGACTCGTTTCGTTCACCATTGCTGGGCAGTTTTAGTGGGAAAACTGAACCGCAACAAGTTACCTCGTCGTCTGGTTAC aTGTTGATATTGTTATATAGTGACACAAATTACGTCCTGGATGGTTTTCACGCCGAATTTTCGGTGACTGACTGTCCAAACAATTGCACAAAGCATGGAAAATGCATCAATAACACGTGCGTTTGCGAAAATGACTGGGGTGGAAAAGATTGCTCAAGGGCTCTCTGCCCAAACAATTGTGGTCAAGGTGGTACCTGCGGAATTAAAAGATGCCAATGTAGAAAAGGTTTTTCGGGACAATCTTGTTCGCTTCACTCAGTCCATCCGGAGGGTAACAAGTGGCACTGGTTGTCACATTCTGAAGGAGGTATGACACCTCGAGCAGCTCATTCAGCCGTTTACGACGGTGAAACTGATTCTCTCTATGTGTTTGGAGGATACGATCTCAATTATGTTCTTGGAGATTTGGAAGTTTACAGGTTTAACACGAGTCAGTGGGAGGATGAACATGGAAGTGTTCTAGAAGGTGCATCTGCTGCTGAATCCCTAGATCCGATGCTGATAGCTAGTGAACTCGAGCGAATAGGCACAGGTCCAGAAGAGAAATACGGCCTCTCCTCCTCGTCCTTCGTTTGGAAACTCCTCTACAATATCAAGGGAAATGGCACTCTGAGTCTTCGTGACCGAGCAACAATGGATACAACTCAGCACGGTTGGCGTGAGCTCCGAAACACTCCTGAGCATCGTGAACGGGAGCGTAAAGCACAGGAAGCCCGAGAGGCCGAGGAGAATCGAAGAAAGCAGTCTCGTCTGGTGAGATCCCTGTTTAGAGCTCCCAGGGACACCGACGAGGTTCCTGTATTTTTCGACAAAGCCCTCTCGACGCAATCAGAATTCGTCCAACAGATAATCGACACCAACTCCACCACCGAAATGGTTTTCACATCTGAATCCCTGAATCCAATTGGCTCAAATACAAATGAAACATTGAAACCGAGCCCTAGATACGGTCACGCTGCATGCAAATACTCTCGGGGCTTCGTCATCTACGGAGGAAAATTGGCAGACGGTTCTCTCTCCAACGAGCTTTGGCATTACGACGTCGAGACCAAAACCTGGACCCTTCGTGCCAAAAGTTCAGACCTCTATCCACCCCACTTAACTAGGCACACACTGACCCTGGCCGAGGATCGAATTTATTTGTTTGGAGGGAGTACAGTTGATGGTGAATTCTCATCAAGTctattcagcataaaattgGATCTGACAGACACCAATTCATCCTCGGAAAAATGGAAGAGAGTTCGTCCCAGGGGAGGAAAGGAACTAGACGTCCGAGTTGTTGCTCATTGCACAGTATATCACAAAGCAACGAATTCGCTTCTTGTCTACGGGGGAGTGGTTGCTAGTGTGGCGAGATTCAGCAAGTTATCGGATCGAATGTTCGTGTTTCAGCTGGACAGGAAGGTATGGTCGGAAATTCATTATCCAAGAGAGCATCTTCCTGATATTTATGTTCCAAGGGAAAGGGCCTTTCACACCTGCAACATCATCGGAAATTACCTTGTGGTCTTCGGAGGCTATTCTCATCGACACAATAAAGAGGAGATCTGCTACGACAATCAGATGTATCTTTACAATCTTGGATGTCATGTGTGGGTAAGTCACGAGGTTCTTGGTGTCAGTGACAAGGACTCTGGATATCCGAAACAACAGGGGGTCTTTGCTCATGCTGCTGATACCAGAAATGGAAATACTCTTCTGCTAGTTGGTGGATACCATGGTAATGTCAATGCTGATCTTCTGGCTTATACTCTACCACCGATGCTGGCAcctggtgatgatgattacaTTGAGCCCGAACAGTTGTGCCCCAAACACAAAAGCTTTACTGAATGCTCAGCCAATCCTGAGTGCGGTTGGTGTTCAGCGGATGAAATCTGCTATGGGAGAACAATTGGAAGTAATTGTACAACTAATTTGCAGACGTCAAGATGTCCTGGTGTTTGTCCAGTTCTTGGTGACTGTCACTCTTGCTTGATTCATGGCCAACCTGGTGGAGGATGGGGCACAAACTCCAAGGGAAAAACATCAATTTCTAATAAACTTAATTTGGGAACATGCACTTGGTGTGTTCAGAATGCTCGTTGTCaccataaaaatgataattacggAGTGTGTGGCTCTAGAGATGACACGTTATCCAGAATTCCGGCGTGGTGGGGAAGCAAAGGTACTGAAATAACGAAAGTTGAAGAGTGCAGAGAGATGGATAAAAGGCCAGGCCTGACATTCCTCAAGTACAAACCCCCTGTCAATTTCACACAGCCTGACTCTGTGACAATAGTCAATGCAACgacaattgattttaatgttccATCAATGCAGGGAGCGAAAACTGAATCAGCCCTCGGCGGACAGATGATAGCCAGACTGACTGGCTTCCTCAGGCCCCCTCAGGATTACTGGCTGAGCTCAGCTGAACAGCTAAAAATCTGTGTGAGTTATAACAGTGCCACTCTCAAAGTCTCACGACACAACAGCTCCAATGAACTTGAACTCGTGGCAAACTTAACTGCCGACACGTCCCAATGTGTTGCGACAAAGTGGTCTGATGGAACTTACATGAATCTGGAGCCTGGAAGGTATCTCTTGGACTTTGAATCAAAGAGAATGGTCACAGCCAATTATGCTTATCCATCGAAGATGGAAATCACTCATAACAGGAAAGGGGACACCAATGCCAAAGTCTTTACATTTGAATATCTCGAGCCTTATCAAAATGGCTCGTGCGATCAGTACAAGAATTGCCTCCACTGCTTGACAGACTCCTCATGCGGTTGGTGCGACATCAGCAACAGTTGTCTCTCCAGAGCCACTAATGAAACTGAAAGTTGTTCAGTGACGATTGATTACGATGACGAGGGAAATCCAATCAATGAGTGGCATTATCTCACCATTACTCCCTCCTCCTGTGCCAACTGCTCCAACTACATCTCCTGCGAGTCATGTGTATCCACAAATCTATGCGAGTGGTGGACAGAAGAGGCGAGATGTGCGAGAATGGGAAGACTCCCTAACAGTGTTGTCAGTCTCGAGGAGTGTCCAATGCCATGCAGACAGAGGTCTAATTGCACTCAGTGTTTAGATGAACGAGGAAGATGTGTCTGGTGTGAGGCGACACAAGAGTGTTTTTCATTCTCGGTTTACACATCAGAATATCAGTTTGGATTGTGCAGAGAGTGGATGGATCAGGCGGGACTCATGGGTGTGACCTCCAGATCTGGTTCATCGTTGACTGGTAACGATCAATGCAAATCCTGCAATCGTCACTCAAACTGCACCAGCTGTCTTCATTCCCTCAGCTGTGGATGGTGCTATTCCCTGGAGAATCCCATAACTGGTTTCTGCGTTCAAGGGGACTTCAATCGAGCTCATGTCAACTGCAGTCTCATAATCAATGAGAATCAGAGTGAACAGTTCAATGAGACTCTCACGGAGGATCAGGTCGGGTGGGCGTATGCTCAGTGTCCGGATGTTGACGAGTGCGATCTCGGCCTTCACGACTGTCACAAGGACGCTCAGTGTACGAATACTCATGGCAGCTATAGTTGTCAGTGTAAACGGGGCTTTCATGGTGATGGAAAGGAGAATTGCACTAAAACCTGTTACGAGAAGTGTGTCAACGGTTACTGCAGTGAAGCACCTGAGTACAAGTGCGAGTGCAATCTTGGTTGGACTGGACCCGATTGCCGGACAAATTGCGGATGCTACAATCATTCGACATGCGTTAATAGCGTTGGAGTCTGTGACGAGTGTCAGGACTGGACGACTGGTCAATACTGCGAGGAATGCAAGGCGGGGAGCTACGGAAATGCAACAACTCCTCTGGGCTGTCGTAAATGTAACTGCAATGAGCATGGAGATAAAAATCTGGATTACTGTGATCGCCAGACCGGTAGATGTTTTTGTAAGGATAATACCAAAGGGGAGACTTGTGGAAAATGCCGACGGGGGTATTATGGTGATCCTAGAGACGGTGGTATGTGCTATTACGGATGTATGTCACGAGGAATGCTGAGTGGCGAGGGTAATGGAAAGCAAGGTCTCGGCAGCAGGCATTCCCAATTGTCCCTGTGGGAGAGTCACTTGGGAGGAAGTCCAACGAGAGAATGCCTGTGGATTGTCAGTCCCAAGAGTGGATTGTCTTCTGTCAATCCACCTACCTCGTCAGCAACGCAGAGTGTCATTCAGTTCACCATTCACGATGACATCAACGTCAGTTGTCAAGAGAACAGTGTTTACGTATATGATGGACTTCCTGACTTTGTCTCCTCAACGAGCAGCCATCAGAGCCAACTATTGGGTGTCTACTGCACCGAGAGCACCGACTATCCAGTGACAGTTGAAGCTAAATCAGGAATTCTTACGGTTCATTATAAACAACTGGACGAAGTGGAGGGATTCAATGCCAGTTATGTGGCTATGACATGTGGTGATAGTTGTCCACCGAATCGTGAATGTCGAGGTGGCAATTGTCTGTGCAAAGTCGGCTTCGTAGGAATCAATTGTGATATTGAACTGTGTCCCAATAACTGTACTTCATTGAAGAAACATGGAGTCTGTGATAAGAGCTACGGTCACTGCGTCTGTTCGCCAGGTTTTGGAGGGCGTGATTGTGCTATTAAAATCAAGGAACACCAGCTGGTTTTCACTGAACTCTTTAACTCTGAGTACCTTGCCGATCATTTGGATCATCTCCGAAAGACTCTACCACGTTTTGGTCACAGTCTCGTGGCCGACAGACGTGGAAGTTTATGGATGTTCGGAGGATACTCGTTGAGCCATGGACCGCTGAATGACATCAGATTATTCGACACCAAGAACAACACGTGGATGCCAGTGACAGTCGAGTCAACATCTGAAGCTTCAATGCCGCAGGGTAGGTACTTCCATGCCGCGGAGATCGTTCACAGTCGTCAGCAGATCTACATCTACGGGGGGCTAACTATGAAAGAGGAGGGAATTCTCGGTCTGTCCAATAATACGTTGAGTGACTTCTGGAAATTTTCACTTCAGAATCAACGATGGGGACTGGTGAAGCAGGAGACCATTCTCAAGGAGGAGCCTCCCCCACTGGCTGGGCACACTCTCACCCTCAGACGCAATGGTGAGTCTGAAAGTCTCATTCTGATTGGTGGATTCAGTCCCAAATACGGTTACTTGGACAATGTCTGGGAGTTTAATCTCGAATCTGAGATATGGGAGAGTGTCAAGACCTTGGGAAATGGTCCCCTGGGGGTTTATGGACACACAACTGTCTATCACCCTAAATCAGACAGTCTTTACGTTTTTGGTGGCTACACTTATGCTGTCAATCGCACCTTCATATCGAACAAACTCTATGCACTGAATTACAAATCTCGAACCTGGTCGATTCTACCACCCTTTGATGACGACTCCAGTGATGGAAGTTCCCTACCTCAAGCTAGATTTCTCCATTCAGCAGTCACCACTGACGAGTACATGGTGATTTTCGGGGGTCGTCAGAATCCTCACAACACCAGTGACTCACTCATCGCTTATAAATACGCCTGTAATCTCTGGATACGACTGATAACAAAGGACACCAAAACCATTGGTACACCACCTCCACCAGCTTACGCACACGCCATGACTCATGCTGACCCAGAGTTGAATCTTTTGTATGTTGTTGGGGGTTTCGATGGGGGGATAAAGAGTCACGTGACTCAGATAAGTATTCCGGAGGATCTCTGCAGTCTCTGGACGGACAAGATCACCTGCAGAAAGTACTTCGGCTGCTCTTTCTGCGCAGTGACGACGATAGACGGCAAGAATGCTTCGTACTGCTTCTCGAATCAATTATTTGGTAATCGAGATGACAAATGTGATATTAACGTTACACAAGCTCAACGatcaaatggaattttttgtaattctgAATGGATGGCAAATCGAAAATGCCAGACATTGAAAAGCTGTTCAGAATGCCTGGCCCAGTGGCCGTATTACAAGGATGAGGATCCTGTCTGTCAATGGTGTATGAATTGTCCAGTGGGAAAATGCCTACCAGTAACCAAAGACTGCactgaattgaataaatgtaaTAGCCTTCCAACATCGGTGACAGACGTTGGACAATGCGGGGAGAGTCAGTGTCCCGCGAGTGACTGTGATAAATGCAATGGTTTGGGTGATGATTGTGTCTGGACTAGACAAATACTCAAGACACCAGGCTCAGGTTGGAAGCAAACTGCTGAGCCTGTCTACGATTGGAATTGCGTATCGAAGAGTCTCGTTGAGAGATCCGATATCAAGATGACGAGTGGTGAATGTGAGAAACGTTGCAGTGATCATAAAGACTGCAGGAGTTGTCTGAAAGCTACGGGATCAGAGGGTGGCTGGCACGAGTGCAGATGGTCAACTCAAATGAATGAATGTATTTCACCGTCCTATCAGCCACTCTACTGTGCCGGAGGTGTTTGCGGTCTTGTTTTGAAGAACACCGATGTAGAACACTGCCCTGAGCCCTGCTCGGTGTTTAAGCAATGCAGCACGTGCCTCAAGCACTCGCACTGCGGCTGGTGTTCCCTGGATTCGGCTGAAATAACTGGCCAGGGGATATGCACTGAAGGGTCTTTGGAAGCGCCCACTGATCATCCAGCTGGTGGCACATGTCAGATGCTTTACAATCAGATGAATCCATCTACCCCAGCACCAATTACGACGACCACCCTTTCTGTATCATCAAACTCCTCGATGAATGATACAGATCCTTCTGCCAATGTCACGATTCATAACGATAGTTCGGTTATCTATGTCATTAAGAAACCGGAGGTCTTCTCCTGGCACTATGTCAGGTGTCCCCCTGAGAATGAATGCATCAATGGACATCACACGTGCTCTCCAAAGAGCGAAAAGTGCTTCGACCTGGAAGAGGGATTTGAGTGCATGTGTGGAGACGGTTACAAGAACGAGACTGCTTTACCGTTCAATGAATTTGGGAGAAAGACCTGTGTTCCCGTGTGTACTCAGGGCTGTGTAAGGGGCACATGCGTGGAGCCCAACGTTTGTCGTTGTGACTTCGGTTATGTTGGGGCTAATTGCTCCATTCAATGCCAGTGTAATGGGCACAGCAACTGTGCAGGACCAGATAAATTGGATGAGTGTTTGGAGTGTCATAATAACACAATGGGCCCACAGTGCGACAAGTGTCAACCACTTTACGTGGGTAATCCTGCGGATAATGGACAGTGCGTTCCCTGTTTGGATTACTGCAATGGACACACTAGAATTTGCATCAACGAGAGTATGACAGTGTCCGATCCAAATTCGGTGGATCGTATGTCAATTGAATTACTCACCAAGCAATTAGTTGAGGGCCCAGTGGCCAAAGCTAAGTGTGTTAATTGTGGCAATAATACTAGGGGCGATAAATGTGGGGAATGCATTCCAGGATATTTCCGAGGAACTGAAGACCTCAGAGATGTTTGTCGTCAATGTGAGTGCCATGGGCATGGGTTCTCCTGCGATCCTGTTACCGGGGAGAAATGTAATTGTGGGAATAATACGGAGAGCGAACCGTCTTGCACTATGGGACCCAGTAAAGGTACCAATGTTCAGGGAGTTCCCTGCTGGAAGGTACAATGCAGCAAGTGCCGGGAGAATTATGCCGGCACGCCGACTGGGGGACATCAGTGCTACAAGACTGTCACCGTCGATAATAAGATGTGTTTCGACTCAAAATTGATTGACGAGTGCAAGATGAAACCGAAACCCTTGAATCCTGGACAGACTGTGTTCTACATGGTTCAGCCTCGATTTATGAATGTTGATATCAGAGTTATGATAGACGTTACTCAAGGAGCTTTGGATCTGTTTCTCTCTCCGAGGGATGATTCGTTCGTCGTTAATCTTAATTCATCGACTGGGTATCAGGAAGTCGGGCTTGATGAGCGATTCAAGTGGAGAAAGGATCACTATGACAATTGGTTTGATGATCATCTGTTGCATCGAGTGAGGATCGTTGAGTTTTTTCCTAATGACAGTATTCCGGAGATAAAGTGGAGTACTGGGCAACAGTATGTCGTGATGGAGAGATACGCCGAGGGTCTGGCTACGTTCATTACTATTGAACAGAAGGACACGTTCTTGGTTGTCAGGAATTTGACAAATCGTTTGGTCCTGACAATTCCCCAGGACAAGCATGAGCTGGGACAGACCAAGTTTCATATTGCTCTGAGGGCTATTGACACACCATATCCGGAGATAAATGGACGTGCTGCTTATGGAATGATATTCTTCCGGCAGGATCAACTGCACATCGATCTTTTCGTCTTCTTTTCGGTGTTCTTCTCATGTTTCTTCTTGTTCCTTGCGGCTTGCGTCGTCGCGTGGAAGACTAAACAAGCTGCTGATGTGAGGAGGGCGAGGAGACGACATGTTGTGGAGATGCTGCATATGGCAAAGAGGCCCTTTGCCTCGGCGACCATTCTTTATGATCGCGATGGAAACGAATGCAGCACCAATTCACCGCAACGAAAGGGtaggagaaataaaatcatcaattttcataGTGATGTCAGACCAGTTGCTGTTGAACCAACTGATGATGGTGTTGCCGCCGTTGCTACGGTTTTTATTAGACTACCTGGAGGCCCTCATGCACCTGTTAAACTGGCACTCGCTAGCTCGTTGATTCTGTTGACGAGGGTTTATCCGGTCAACAGTCGTGTGTTTTTGAGACGCAGGAATAGTCATGCTATTAATTGA